One Scomber scombrus chromosome 1, fScoSco1.1, whole genome shotgun sequence DNA segment encodes these proteins:
- the serf2b gene encoding small EDRK-rich factor 2: MTRGNQRELARAKNAKKQTDHGKGKRGDDGLSAAARKQRDAEIMKQKQMKADEGPKPSTAPK, encoded by the exons ATGACCA GGGGAAACCAACGTGAGCTTGCACGCGCGAAGAATGCCAAAAAGCAGACTGACCATGGAAAAGGCAAGAGGGGTGATGATGGGCTGTCTGCAGCTGCCCGGAAGCAGAG GGATGCTGAGATAATGAAACAGAAGCAGATGAAGGCGGATGAAGGACCGAAACCAAGCACAGCGCCCAAGTAA